The sequence GCCGCGCGCAGCATCACCGCCGGCCCGGCCGGGCTGACGTACCTGACCGTGCACAACCGGCGCCCCGGCATGCGGATCGGCGCGCGCCCCGACGCCGTACCGGCCCGGCTGCCCGACGCGGCACCGGCGTGACAGCCGGGTCCTGAGGGGCGTAACACCCGGCCGCCCCAGGCGGATTGCCCGGGCGTTAGGGTTCCCGCGTGAGCACCTTCACCGACGACAACGCCCCCGGCCGCCACGGTCCGCACGCCACCACCGAGGCCGACCCGCGCGAGGTGGGCCGGGTGCGCACCGAGTACTCCCCGGCCCATGACGGCGACCCCGACCCCGGGGAGATCGTGTGGACGTGGGTGCCGTTCGAGGAGAACGACGGCCGGGGCAAGGACCGTCCGGTGCTGGTCGTGGCCCGGGAGGCGGCGGGCACCCTGCTCGCCGTACGGCTGTCGAGCAAGCGGCACGACCGGAACCGGGACTGGGTGGCGATCGGCGGCGGACCGTGGGACCGGTCGGGCCGCGACTCCTGGGTGGACGTGGACCGGGTGCTACGGCTGCACGAGCGGGGCATGCGGCGGGAGGCCTGCGCGCTGGACCGCATGCGCTTCGACCTGGTCCGGCAGCGGCTGCGCGAGCGTTACGGCTGGACCTGACACCGGACCGGGCCGACGGACGCCGGGCCCGCGCCGGACGGCCGCGGACCACCGGCCCGCACAACCGCCGTTCACTCCCGCGTCCCGGGAAACGCCCGCGCGAACGCCTCCCGCACCACCGCCCCCGGTGTCCGGTCCAGCACGCCGAACACCACGTGCTCGAACGAGCGCGAGAAACGGCCGCCGGGCCCCAGGGCCGCCCGGAAGGCACCAGCGACCTGCGCCGGATCGTTCTGGAAGACGCCGCAGCCCCAGGCGCCGAGCACCAGCCGCCGGTAGCCGTGGGCCGCAGCCGTCTCCAGCACGCGTTCCGCCCGTGCCGCGAGGACACCCGGCAGTGCGGCGGCCCGCTCCGGCGCCGTGCGCCGGATGACGCCCGCGTTCGGCGCGGCGGCCGTCAGGAAGCCCGCGAGATACGGCTCGGCGAGCAGCCGGCCCCGGTCGTCGCGGAAGACGGGGACGCCCGGCGAGTGGATCACCCGGTCGGTGTAGAACGGGTCGCGGTCGGCGCGGTGGTGGTCGTAGAAGCCGCGCGCCGTCAGCAGGCAGGTGTGCAGCGCGGAGGCGCGGCACAAGGCCTCCTCCTGGGCCTGCGCGCCGTTGAGGTAGCCGCCGCCCGGGTTGCGGGCCGAGGCGAAGTTCAGTACGGCGACGGGCACCTCGGCCAGCCGGCGGGCCGCCTCGAGGCTGCTCTCCCCGGTGACCTCGAGCCGTGTGCCGCCCTCCGGCACCGGCACCGCGGGCATCGGCACCGGGCCGGGGCCGAACATCCGGGTGCCCGCCCGCGCGGCCTCGACCGCCTCCGCGACCGGCACCTGCCGGCCGTCCGGTGCCCGGTACCGGCCCGCGGCCACGATCTGTTCCGTCTCCGCGGCGATCCCGCGCAGCCGCGCGCTCACGGCGCCACCCCCGTGGGCGCCACGGCCGCGCGCCGCGCGGTCTCCCCCGTCGTGCTCATGCACGCATCCTGGGCGATGCTGGGGAGACGGCGCAACGGAATTGCCGGCGCGCCCGCGACGGCCGGACCCGCGCTCTTGTGCGCGGCCGCCGAAGGGTCTTGGCTGGGAACTGCTTGTTCGGCCCGCGCCACGGGCCGATGGCATGCTGGAACCTCAGGAGGATCCCGACATGTCCGATATACAAAGCGACGGCGGCGACTGTACGGAGCACCGCACCGCCGTCACCGAGGCCGAGGTGGAGGCCCTGGTCCGGGGCATCTGCTTCAAGACCGGACCGCCGCGCGCACTCGGTGTCGAGCTGGAATGGCTCGTGCACTCGCTGGAGCTGCCACAGCTCCCGGTCCCACCCGAACGACTCGAAGCGGCCTACGCCGCGGTGCGGAAACTGCCCCTGGCCTCGGCGCTCACCGTCGAGCCCGGCGGCCAACTGGAGCTCAGCTCGCCGCCCGCCGCCTCCCTGATGGAGTGCGTGGAGACCGTATCCGCCGATCTGGACGCCGTACGGGCCGTCTTGGCCGGTGACGGCCTCGGGCTCGCCGGCATCGGCCACGACCCCTGGCACCCGCCCCGCAGATTCCTGCACCAGCCCCGCTACGACGCCATGGAAGCCTGTCTGGACCGCACCGGTCCGGCCGGCCGGCACATGATGTGCTCCTCCGCCTCCGTCCAGGTGTGCGTGGACGCCGGGCAGGAGGAGCCGGGCCCGCTGGGGCACGCCCGGCGCTGGTGGCTGGCGCACCAGCTGGGCGCGGTCCTGGTGGCCGCGTTCGCCAACTCCCCGCTGATCGGCCTGCGGCGCACCGGCTGGCGGTCCGCCCGTCAGCTGACGTGGATGGAGATAGGGCCCGGCCGGGCCGGCGCTCCGCCGCTGGACGGCGAGCCGCGCGCCGCGTGGGCCCGGCACGTCCTGGACTCGCCGGTGATGTGCGTGCGCCGGGACAGCGGCCCCTGGGAGGTTCCCGAGGGGCTCACCTTCCGGGAGTGGACGCGTACCGGCGCGCCCCGGCCGCCCACCCGGGCGGACCTCGACTACCACCTGAGCACCCTGTTCCCGCCGGTCCGGCCGCGCGGCCATCTGGAACTGCGGATGATCGACGCGCAGCCCGGCGCGGACGGCTGGATCGTGCCGCTCGCGGTGACGGCGGCGCTGTTCGACGATCCGCAGGCCGCCGAGACCGCCTACCGGACCGTGAAGCCGCTCGCCGAACGGGCCCTGGACCGGCCCGCACCGCACAATCCGCTGTGGGCCGACGCGGCCCGGCACGCTCTCGCCGACCCGGAGCTGCGCGAGGCAGCCGACGGCTGCTTCGCGGCGGCCCTGGAGGCCCTGCCCCGGCTCGGCGCCACGACGCGGGTCGTCGACGCGGTGGCCGGGTTCCGGGACCGCCATGTGGCCCGGGGCCGCTGCCCGGCCGACGACCTGCTGGACGAAACCCCACCCGGAGGCACCCGTGCCCACGGGAGGAAGGACAGCCGCACATGACCGCCCCGGAGACCGGAACCACGACCACCGAGACGGACACCGAGACCCTGCGCGAGCGCGCGCTGGCCTGCCTCACCACGGCCCGTGACCGCACCACGCTGCTGACCACCTGTGTCGACGAACCGGACCTCACCGCCCAGCACTCCCCGCTGATGTCCCCGCTGGTGTGGGACCTGGCGCACATCGGCAACCAGGAGGAGCTGTGGCTGCTGCGGGCGGTCGGCGGCCGGGAGGCCATACGGCCGGAGATAGACGGCCTCTACGACGCCTTCGAGCACCCGCGCGCCGAGCGCCCCAAGCTGCCGCTGCTGCCGCCCGCCGAGGCCCGCCGGTACGCGGCCGAGGTGCGCGGCCGGGCGCTGGACCTGCTGGCGAAGGCGGACTGTGACGGCGGCCGGCTGACCGAGGCGGGTTTCGCCTTCGGCATGGTCGCCCAGCACGAACAGCAGCACGACGAGACCATGCTGATCACGCATCAGCTCAGGAAGGGCCCGCAGGCGCTCACCGCGCCGGACCCCGAGCCGGTGCCGCCGTTCACCGGTCCGGCCGAAGTCCTGGTGCCGGGCGGCCCGTTCATGATGGGCACCTCCGGCGAGCCCTGGGCGCTGGACAACGAACGGCCGGCGCATCCCCGGGAGGTGGCGCCGTTCTGGATCGACACCGTCCCGGTGACGAACGCGGCCTACCAGGCGTTCATCGCGGACGGCGGGTACGACACCGAACGGTGGTGGACGCCCGAGGGCTGGGCGCACATCCGGCGGCACCACATCACCGCCCCGCTGTTCTGGCGGCGGGACGGCGACCGGTGGCTGCGGCGCCGGTTCGGCGGCACCGAGCCGGTGCCGCCGGACGAGCCGGTGCTGCACGTGTGCTGGTACGAGGCGGACGCCTACGCCCGCTGGGCCGGACGCCGGCTGCCGACCGAGCCGGAGTGGGAGAAGGCGGCCCGCTTCGACCCGGTCACCGGCCGTTCCCGGCGCTACCCGTGGGGCGACGCCGACCCGGCGCCCGAACACGCCAACCTCGGCCAGCGGCACCTGCGGCCCGCCCCCGCCGGCAGCTACCCGGCCGGACAGTCGCCGCTGGGCGTACGGCAGTTGATCGGCGACGTGTGGGAGTGGACGGCGAGCGACTTCCTGCCGTACCCGGGGTTCAGGGCCTTCCCGTACAAGGAGTACTCGGAGGTCTTCTTCGGCTCCGACCACAAGGTGCTGCGCGGCGGCTCCTTCGCCGTGGACCCGGTGGCCTGCCGGGGCACGTTCCGCAACTGGGACTATCCCGTGCGCCGGCAGATCTTCTCCGGGTTCCGCACCGCCCGTTCGGAGGCCGTCTGATGTGCCGTCATCTCGCCTATCTGGGGCCCGAGGAGCCGCTCGGCCGGCTCCTGGTGGAGCCCGCGCACGGGCTGTACCAGCAGTCGTGGGCGCCGCGCCGGCAGCGGTACGGGACGGTCAACGCCGACGGGTTCGGGGTCGGCTGGTACGCGCCGGGGGATCCGGCGCCGGCCCGCTACCGGCGGTCCGGGCCGATCTGGGCCGACCTGTCCTTCGCCGACCTGGCCCGGGTGGTGCGCTCGGGCGCCGTCCTCGCGGCGGTCCGGGACGCGACCCTGGCCGGAGCGGACGCCGAGGCCGCGGCGGCGCCGTTCGCGGCCGGGCGGTGGCTGTTCAGCCACAACGGGCTGATCGCGGGCTGGCCGGACGCGGCGGCACCGCTGGTGTCCGCGCTGCCCCCGGTCGAGTTGCTGTCGCTCCAGGCCCGCACCGACTCGGCGTTCGTCTGGGCCCTGGTCCTGCACCGGCTGCGGGCCGGTCAGGCACCGGAGCGGGCGCTGGGGGAACCGGTGCGCGAACTGGCCCGGGCGGCCCCGGCCTCCCGGCTCAATCTGCTGCTGACCGACGGAGCCACGATCACCGCGACCACCTGGGGCGACTCGCTCTGGTACCGCGCGGAGCCCGGCCGGAGCACGGTCGTCGCCTCCGAGCCGTACGACGACGATCCGCTCTGGCGGGAGGTCCCCGACCGCACCGTGCTCACCGCGAGCCGCACCGGCGTGCTGCTCGCCCCGCTGGAGGATCCGGCGGCCGTACCCTCGAAGGAGCCCTGCCGTTGAGCCCCTTGCACATCACCCGCACCCTTGCCGAGGACGCGACGGAGGCCGCGCTGCGCGCCGACGTCCTGCGCGGCCTCACCGACACCCCCAAGTGGCTGCCGCCCAAGTGGTTCTACGACGCCCGCGGCAGCGAGCTGTTCGAGCGGATCACCGAGCTGCCCGAGTACTACCCCACGCGGGCCGAGCGGGAGATCCTCGTCACCCGGTCCGGGGAGATCGCGGCCGCGAGCGGCGCCCGCACCCTGATCGAACTGGGCTCCGGTTCCTCGGAGAAGACCCGCCACCTGATCGACGCGCTGCCCGCGCTCGCCGCGTACGTGCCGGTCGACGTCAGCGAGAGCGCGCTCACGCGGGCCGGACGGGCGCTCGTCGAGGAGCGTCCGGGGCTCGACGTGCACGCGCTGATCGCCGACTTCACCGCCCCGCTGACGCTGCCCGCCACGCCCGGGCCCCGGCTGCTGGCCTTCCTCGGCGGCACCATCGGCAATCTGCTGCCCGCCGAGCGCGCCCGGTTCCTCGCCTTGGCGCGCGCGCTGCTCGCCCCGGGCGACGGACTCCTGCTCGGCACGGACCTGGTCAAGGACGAGCGGGTGCTGGTCCGCGCGTACGACGACGCGGCCGGGGTGACGGCCGCGTTCAACCGGAACGTGCTGGCCGTGATCGACCGCGAGCTGGGCGCCGACTTCGATCCGGAGGCGTTCGACCACGTGGCCCGGTGGGACGCCGAGCGGGAGTGGATCGAGATGCGGCTGCGCTCCCGTACCGCCCAGACCGTGAAGGTGCCCGCGCTCAGTCTCGCCGTGGAGTTCGCGGCGGGCGAGGAGCTGCGCACCGAGGTGTCGGCCAAGTTCCGCAAGGAGGGCGTGACCTGCGAACTCGCCGCGGCGGGCCTGGAGCTGACCCACTGGTGGACGGACGCGCCGGGCCGCTTCGCGCTGTCGCTGAGCGTGGCGCGGTGACCGCGGAACCGGCGGCTCAGCCCACGTCCGGGGCGAGCGCTCCGGTGATCTTCCGGGAGGCACGGCGGGCCTCGGCCGCCGGGTCCGCGCCCTTGAGCACCCGGGACATGTACTCCTTGATCGGGTTGTCGGCCTCGACGTCGGCCCACTGAGGAGTGGTGGGGGTCGCCCTGCCGTGCGCCGCGCCCGCGGCCATGGCGGCGACCCCCTCCGCGCCGGCGACCTCGCCGGCCAGCGTGGTCTTGTTGGGCACGTAGTTCATGGCGCGGGCCAGCTCGGTGTCCCACTTGGCGCCGGTGAGCGCGCCGACCACGGTGGTCGCGGCGAACTGGTCGTCGGTGTTGCGCGGGACGACGAGGTCGGAACCGCCGGTGAAGACCGTACCGGGCCGGCCGGCCGTGCGGCCGGGCACCGGGAAGAAGCCGATCTTGTCCTTGAGTCCGGGATTCTGCCGGACGATCGACTGGGCCAGCCCGGGCAGGGCGATGATCTGTGCGACCTCGCCGCCGGCGAACACCCCGGCGTGGGGCGGGTGTTCCTCGTCGGCGTCCGCGGGGCCCCGGCCGAGCGCCTGGAGCCGCCGGTAGAAGTCCATGCCGCGCAGCGCGGCCGGGCTGTCCAGGGTGCCCCGCCACTCGTGGTCCTTCTCCTCGGCGAGTTCGCCGCCCTCGTCCCAGACGAACCCGGCGAGCGTGTACCAGTCCTGGCCCGCGAGGTAGATGCCCTGCTTCCCGCCGCTGTTCAGCTTCTCGGTGGCGGCGAGCCATTCGTCGCGGGTCCGCGGCGGTCGGGCGATGCCGGCCTGCCGGAACAGGTCCTTGCGGTAGACGACGACCCGGTTGGCCGCGTACCAGGGGATGCCGTACTGCTTGTTGCCGTCCTTGCCGGGCTCGGCGAGGCCGGGCAGCCACTTGTCCTTGTCCCAGTCCCGCATCGACTCCAGGGTGAGGTCCGCCAGCCGGCCGCCGTCGGCGTACAGCGGCACCTGGGTGTTGCCGACCTCGATGACGTCCGGGCCGTCGCCGGAGGGTGCCTTGAGCGCGCCGCGGACCTTCTCGACGATGCCGGTCCATTCCTGGATGCGGATGTCGAGGCGCAGGTCGTCGTGGGTGCGCTCGAAGTCCTCGGTGAACCGCCGCAGGTACTCCTTGGAGGCGCTGTCCTTCATCAGCCACACGGTGACGGTCGTCCGCTCCTCGTCGTCGCCGGGAAGCATCCCGCAGGCGCTGACGAGGGAGCCGGTGGCACAGAGGAGGGCGAGCAGACGACGTCTCACGAGGGGTCCTGTTCTGTCTGGCGAGGGTGCTGGGACAGGGGTGGGGGGCCCGACGTGGGGGGACGGAGCGCAACAGGCTCGTACGGGTGTGCTGGATTTTGGTATGGACCAATCAGGAGGTCAAGCGCTACCGGGCGGTACGCCGCCCGGGACGCCGTGCGCACACCGCGCGGATAGTGCACGGTGGAGTACGGCGTGACACGAGAGGAGCACCCGCATGACGAACCACACCTACCGGGTCACCGAGATCGTCGGCACCTCGCACGAGGGCGTCGACCAGGCCATCCGCAACGGCATCGCCCGCGCCGACCGGACGCTGCGCAATCTGGACTGGTTCGAGGTGACCCAGGTCCGCGGCCAGATCGAGAACGGCCGGATCGAGCACTACCAGGTGGGTCTGAAGGTCGGCTTCCGCATCGAGGACGGCGACTGAGCCGCTCCGGCGCGCGTCAGGTACGGCCCTCCCGCTCCTGCGCCTCCTCCAGCGCGGCCGACTTCCGCGCCCAGCGCGCCCGTACGACGGTGAAACCGGCGCGCTCGGCGTCGTCGCACACCAGCTCGTCGTCGTCCACGAGCATCCGGACCTCATGGTCCCGGGCGAGCCGGCGCAGGATCGCCAGCTTGGTGAACCGGGCCGGCCTGCGGTCGGCGTCGTCCCGCATGAACACCCGTCCCTCGGGCAGTTGCCGAGCCGCGAGCCACTCCAGGGTGTCCCGGCGGTACCGCTCGGGGCGGCCGGTCAGATAGACGACCTCGCAGACGCGGGCGCTCTCCATGGCCAGCGCCATGCCTTCGGCGAGCGGCGGGTCCGCGGGCGCGGCGGCGAAGAACGCGGCCCAGTCCCGCCGCCGGCCCTCCAGGAAGTGCTGGCGGTGGGCGGTGTCGGCCAGCGTGTTGTCGAGGTCGAACACGGCGATCGGCGGCCTGCTGTGGTCGGTCACACCGGCCACCCTAGCCAGCCGCGGCCACCCGCCCGCCACGGGCGCCGGCGCGGCACGGCCGGGGAATTGCGTGCGCGTCCGCGCGTTGAACCCTGTGTGAGCAGCACAGTGATCAGCCGCACCCGGTTCTCCGTCCTCGACCGCTCCCGCACCCGGCAGGGCCGCCCGGCGGCCGAGGCGCTGCGGGACACCGTCGCGCTGGCCCGGGAGGCGGAGGCGCTCGGCTACCACCGGTTCTGGGTGTCCGAGCACCACGGGGTGCCGGGCGTCGCCGGGTCCGCGCCGACCGTGCTGGCCGCCGCGGTCGCCGCGGCCACCCGCACCATCCGGGTCGGCACCGGCGGGGTCATGCTGCCCAACCACCGGCCCCTCGTCGTCGCCGAACAGTTCGGGGTGCTGGAGGCGCTGTTCCCGGGGCGGATCGACATGGGGCTCGGCCGGTCGGTGGGGTTCACGGACGGGGTGCGCAAGGCGCTCGGCCGGGACAAGGAAGACGCCGAGGACTTCGCGGCGCAGCTCGGCGAACTGCTCGACTGGTTCACCGGCGGCTCGCCGACCGGGGTGCGGGCCCGTCCCTCGGAAGGCCTGACCGTGCCGCCGTTCGTGCTGGCCCTCGGCGAGGGCGCGCGGATCGCGGCCCGCGCCGGCCTGCCCATGGTCATCGGCGACCTTCGGGACCGGGAGAAGATGCTGCGCGGCATCGACCGCTACCGCTCCCTCTTCCGCCCCTCGCGCTGGGCGACCGAGCCGTACGTGGTGATCTCCGGCACGGTCGCGGTCGCCGGCAGCGAGGCCGAGGCGCGCCGGCTGCTGGTCCCCGAGGCCTGGTCGCTGGCGTACTCCCGCACCCACGGCACCTTCCCGCCGCTCGCCCCCGCCGAGTCGGTGCGGACGCACACGATGACGGCGCGGGAACGGGACCTGTACGAGTCCGCGCTCGCCGGGCACATCGCGGGCACCCCCGACCGGGTCGCGCACGAGCTGGAGACGGTGCTGAAGGAGACGGGCGCCGAGGAGGTGCTCGTCACGACCAGCACCTACGACCGTACGGCCCTGCTGGAATCCTGCCGGCGGCTCGCCGCGCTCTTCGCGCCGGGCCGGTGAACCCGGCCCCGAGATGCGATCCCGGCGCGGGCCGGTGACCCTGGGAGGGCAAGCCTGTCAGCGACTAGGAGGGCCGCCATGTCCTTCATGGACAAGATCAAGGGCATGCTCAAGGGCCACGAGAGCACGGCCGACAAGGGCATCGACAAGGGCGGGGACTACCTCGACCAGCGCACCGGCGACAAGTACCGGTCCCGGGTCGACACCGGCCAGGACAAGCTCCGGGACGAGTTCGGCACCCGGCCGCAGGACCCGGGCAACCCTCCGCGGTAGTGGCGCACGGGGGCGGATAGAGTTCCCCCGATGCACATCCCCCACGACCCCTTCGTCCGCGTCCGCGGCGCCCGCGAGCACAACCTCAAGAGCGTGGACGTGGACATCCCCCGGGACGTACTGGCCGTGTTCACCGGGGTCTCCGGCTCGGGCAAGTCCTCCCTGGCGTTCGGCACCGTCTACGCCGAGGCCCAGCGGCGGTACTTCGAGTCGGTCGCGCCGTACGCGCGCCGGCTGATCCACCAGGTCGGCGCGCCGAAGGTCGCCGAGATCACCGGGCTGCCCCCGGCGGTCTCGCTCCAGCAGCGCCGCTCGTCCCCCACCTCCCGCTCCTCGGTGGGCACGGTCACCAATCTCTCCAACTCTCTGCGGATGCTGTTCTCGCGGGCCGGCAGCTATCCGCCCGGCGCCGGGCGGCTCGACTCGGACGCCTTCTCGCCGAACACGGCGGCCGGTGCCTGTCCGCGCTGCCACGGCCTCGGGCAGGTGCACGAGACGGCCGAGGAACTCCTGGTCCCGGACCCCTCGCTGTCCATCCGCGAGGGCGCGATCGCGGCGTGGCCGGGCGCCTGGCAGGGCAAGAACCTGCGGGACATCCTGGACACGCTCGGCTACGACGTGGACCGGCCCTGGCGCGAGCTGCCCGCCGAGCAGCGCGACTGGATCCTGTTCACCGACGAGCAGCCGGTGGTCACCGTCCACCCGGTGCGGGACGCCGACCGCATCCAGCGGCCCTACCAGGGCACCTACACGAGCGCCCGCCGGTATGTGCTCAAGACGTTCTCCGACACGAAGTCGGCCACGCTGCGGGCCAAGGCCGAGCGGTTCCTGACCAGCACCCCGTGCCCGGCCTGCGGCGGCAGCCGGCTGCGGCCCGAGGCGCTCGCGGTGACCTACGACGGCCGGACCATCGCCGAGCTGGCGGCGCTGCCGCTGACCGGCCTCGCGGACCTGCCGGACGGCGGCGACGAGACGGCGAGGGTCCTCACGGCCGACCTGAAGTCCCGGATCGCGCCGGTCGTCGAACTGGGCCTCGGCTACCTCAGCCTGGACCGGGCCGCGCCCACGCTCTCCGCGGGCGAGCTGCAACGGCTGCGGCTGGCCACCCAGTTGCGGTCCGGGCTGTTCGGCGTGGTGTACGTGCTGGACGAGCCGTCCGCCGGACTGCACCCGGCGGACACCGAGGCGCTGCTCACCGTCCTGGACCGGCTGAAGGCGGCCGGGAACTCGGTGTTCGTGGTGGAACACCATCTGGACGTGGTGCGCGGCGCCGACTGGGTGGTGGACGTGGGTCCCGGTGCGGGCGAGCACGGCGGGCGGGTGCTGTACAGCGGGCCGCCGGCCGAACTGGCCTCGGTGGCCGGGTCGGCGACGGCCGTCCATCTCTTCGACGAGGCGCCCGGTCCGGCGCGCGAGGTCCGCGAGCCGCGCGGCTGGCTGGCGGTGGGCCCGGTGACCCGGCACAATCTGCGCGCGGTGACGGCCCGGTTCCCGCTCGGCGTGTTCACCGCGGTCACCGGTGTCTCCGGTTCCGGGAAGTCCACGCTCGTCGGGGAGCTGACGCAGGAGCTGCCGGGGGTGGGTCGGCTGGTCCGGGTCGACCAGAAGCCCATCGGGCGCACCCCGCGCTCCAACCTGGCCACGTACACGGGCCTGTTCGACGTGGTCCGCAAGGTGTTCGCGGGCACCGAGGAGGCGCGGGCGCGCGGATACGGCGTCGGGCGGTTCTCCTTCAACGTGCCCGGAGGGCGCTGCGAGACCTGCCAGGGCGAGGGGTTCGTCAGCGTGGAGCTGCTGTTCCTGCCGAGCACCTACGCGCCCTGCCCGGACTGCGCGGGCGCCCGCTACCGTCCCGAGACGCTCCGGGTGTCGTATCGCGGCCGGAACATCGCCGAGGTGCTGGACCTGACGGTGGAGGCCGCGGCGGAGTTCTTCGCGGGCACCCCGGGCGCCGCCCGGAGCCTGGGCGCCCTCCTCGACGTGGGCCTCGGGTATCTGAAGCTCGGTCAGCCCGCGACCGAGCTGTCCGGCGGCGAGGCGCAGCGGATCAAGCTGGCGAGCGAACTCCAGCGCGGGCGCCGGGGCCACACCCTGTATCTGCTGGACGAACCGACGACCGGTCTGCACCCGGCCGACGTGGAGGTGCTGACGGACCGGCTGCACGGGCTGGTCGACGCCGGGCACACGGTCGTCGTGGTGGAGCACGACATGACGGTGGTCGCGGGCGCCGACTGGGTGATCGACCTCGGTCCGGGCGGCGGCGACCGCGGCGGCCGCATCGTGGCGGAGGGCCCGCCGGACCGGGTGGCCCGGACGGAGGGCGGCGCGACGGCGCCTTATCTCGCGCGGGTCATGCCCTGAGCGCCGTAGCCGCCACGCGTCGTGCCGCCGTCAGGCCCTGAGGACCGGACGGCTCGCCCGGGTGCCGTGGCCGGGCGGGCGGACCTGGGCGCCGGCGACCAGGGCCTCGTGGGTCCAGGCGGGCTCGGACGCGGCCGGCTGGGCCGCGCGGGCCAGGCTACGGCGGTCGGAGTGGGTGCCCGGCCGGATCAGCGGCCGTATCTCCACCTCGGCGACCAGGCCGCGGGTCCGGGCCACCCGCCACAGCGAGGCCGTCAGGGTGTCCTCGCCGACGAAGGCCGCCGCGGTGCCGGGACCGCCGTCGTGCCGCCGGTAGCGCAGGCCGACCGGCTGGACCGGCACGCCCGCGTCGAGCGCGGCCTGGAAGACGGCGCGGCGGAAGCGGCCCTGGGCGCGCCCGCACCAGGTGCTGCCCTCGGGAAAGGCGGTCACCGCCCCGCCGGCGCGCAGGGTGCCGGCGATCCGGGCCACCGTGCCGGGCAGGGCGCGCAGCCGGTCCCGTTCGATGAACAGGGCCCCGCCGCGCGCGGTGAGCGCGCCCGCCACGGGCCAGCGCCGGACCTCGGCCTTGGCGAGCATCCTGGCCGGGCGTACGGCGGTGAGCAGCGGGATGTCCAGCCAGGAGACATGGTTGGCGACCAGCAGCAGCCCGCCGTCCGGCGGAACGGCGCCGGTGATCCGGACCCGCACCCCGGCGGCCCGCACGATCAGCCGGCACCACCGCCGGACCCACTCGGCGGGGATCCTGCCCCGCGAGCGGGGCAGACCCCGGCCGAGCGGGGACAGCGCGATCCCGGCGAGCACCAGGGCCGCGACCGCGGCCAGCCGCAGCACGGCCCGCGGGACGGACGCGGCGGCCCGCACGGGTTCCACACAGGCGCCCGGGGTGCACGGCGCGGTGGGCAGCCAGCCGCTCATCAGGCCGGGGCGAGGGAGAGGAAGTGCCGCAGATAGCGGGGATCGACCCGGCGCATCGACAGCAGGACGTAGAGGTCGGCGACGCCGAAGTCCGGGTCGTGCGCGGGTGCGCCGCACACCCAGGCGCCGAGCCGCAGGTAGCCGCGCAGCAGGGCGGGCAGTTCGGTGCGGGCGGCCGGGGCGCCGGCCGGAGCGGTCCACGGCAGCAGCGGCCGGACCCGGAACTCCTCGGGCGCCAGGTGCCGTTCGCGCACCCGCTGCCAGGTGCCGGCGGCGAGGGCGCCGCCGTC comes from Streptomyces sp. SCL15-4 and encodes:
- a CDS encoding type II toxin-antitoxin system PemK/MazF family toxin codes for the protein MSTFTDDNAPGRHGPHATTEADPREVGRVRTEYSPAHDGDPDPGEIVWTWVPFEENDGRGKDRPVLVVAREAAGTLLAVRLSSKRHDRNRDWVAIGGGPWDRSGRDSWVDVDRVLRLHERGMRREACALDRMRFDLVRQRLRERYGWT
- a CDS encoding TIGR02452 family protein is translated as MSARLRGIAAETEQIVAAGRYRAPDGRQVPVAEAVEAARAGTRMFGPGPVPMPAVPVPEGGTRLEVTGESSLEAARRLAEVPVAVLNFASARNPGGGYLNGAQAQEEALCRASALHTCLLTARGFYDHHRADRDPFYTDRVIHSPGVPVFRDDRGRLLAEPYLAGFLTAAAPNAGVIRRTAPERAAALPGVLAARAERVLETAAAHGYRRLVLGAWGCGVFQNDPAQVAGAFRAALGPGGRFSRSFEHVVFGVLDRTPGAVVREAFARAFPGTRE
- the egtA gene encoding ergothioneine biosynthesis glutamate--cysteine ligase EgtA codes for the protein MSDIQSDGGDCTEHRTAVTEAEVEALVRGICFKTGPPRALGVELEWLVHSLELPQLPVPPERLEAAYAAVRKLPLASALTVEPGGQLELSSPPAASLMECVETVSADLDAVRAVLAGDGLGLAGIGHDPWHPPRRFLHQPRYDAMEACLDRTGPAGRHMMCSSASVQVCVDAGQEEPGPLGHARRWWLAHQLGAVLVAAFANSPLIGLRRTGWRSARQLTWMEIGPGRAGAPPLDGEPRAAWARHVLDSPVMCVRRDSGPWEVPEGLTFREWTRTGAPRPPTRADLDYHLSTLFPPVRPRGHLELRMIDAQPGADGWIVPLAVTAALFDDPQAAETAYRTVKPLAERALDRPAPHNPLWADAARHALADPELREAADGCFAAALEALPRLGATTRVVDAVAGFRDRHVARGRCPADDLLDETPPGGTRAHGRKDSRT
- the egtB gene encoding ergothioneine biosynthesis protein EgtB; the protein is MTAPETGTTTTETDTETLRERALACLTTARDRTTLLTTCVDEPDLTAQHSPLMSPLVWDLAHIGNQEELWLLRAVGGREAIRPEIDGLYDAFEHPRAERPKLPLLPPAEARRYAAEVRGRALDLLAKADCDGGRLTEAGFAFGMVAQHEQQHDETMLITHQLRKGPQALTAPDPEPVPPFTGPAEVLVPGGPFMMGTSGEPWALDNERPAHPREVAPFWIDTVPVTNAAYQAFIADGGYDTERWWTPEGWAHIRRHHITAPLFWRRDGDRWLRRRFGGTEPVPPDEPVLHVCWYEADAYARWAGRRLPTEPEWEKAARFDPVTGRSRRYPWGDADPAPEHANLGQRHLRPAPAGSYPAGQSPLGVRQLIGDVWEWTASDFLPYPGFRAFPYKEYSEVFFGSDHKVLRGGSFAVDPVACRGTFRNWDYPVRRQIFSGFRTARSEAV
- the egtC gene encoding ergothioneine biosynthesis protein EgtC: MCRHLAYLGPEEPLGRLLVEPAHGLYQQSWAPRRQRYGTVNADGFGVGWYAPGDPAPARYRRSGPIWADLSFADLARVVRSGAVLAAVRDATLAGADAEAAAAPFAAGRWLFSHNGLIAGWPDAAAPLVSALPPVELLSLQARTDSAFVWALVLHRLRAGQAPERALGEPVRELARAAPASRLNLLLTDGATITATTWGDSLWYRAEPGRSTVVASEPYDDDPLWREVPDRTVLTASRTGVLLAPLEDPAAVPSKEPCR
- the egtD gene encoding L-histidine N(alpha)-methyltransferase, with amino-acid sequence MSPLHITRTLAEDATEAALRADVLRGLTDTPKWLPPKWFYDARGSELFERITELPEYYPTRAEREILVTRSGEIAAASGARTLIELGSGSSEKTRHLIDALPALAAYVPVDVSESALTRAGRALVEERPGLDVHALIADFTAPLTLPATPGPRLLAFLGGTIGNLLPAERARFLALARALLAPGDGLLLGTDLVKDERVLVRAYDDAAGVTAAFNRNVLAVIDRELGADFDPEAFDHVARWDAEREWIEMRLRSRTAQTVKVPALSLAVEFAAGEELRTEVSAKFRKEGVTCELAAAGLELTHWWTDAPGRFALSLSVAR
- a CDS encoding extracellular solute-binding protein, encoding MRRRLLALLCATGSLVSACGMLPGDDEERTTVTVWLMKDSASKEYLRRFTEDFERTHDDLRLDIRIQEWTGIVEKVRGALKAPSGDGPDVIEVGNTQVPLYADGGRLADLTLESMRDWDKDKWLPGLAEPGKDGNKQYGIPWYAANRVVVYRKDLFRQAGIARPPRTRDEWLAATEKLNSGGKQGIYLAGQDWYTLAGFVWDEGGELAEEKDHEWRGTLDSPAALRGMDFYRRLQALGRGPADADEEHPPHAGVFAGGEVAQIIALPGLAQSIVRQNPGLKDKIGFFPVPGRTAGRPGTVFTGGSDLVVPRNTDDQFAATTVVGALTGAKWDTELARAMNYVPNKTTLAGEVAGAEGVAAMAAGAAHGRATPTTPQWADVEADNPIKEYMSRVLKGADPAAEARRASRKITGALAPDVG